From one Microlunatus sp. Gsoil 973 genomic stretch:
- a CDS encoding lactate racemase domain-containing protein — protein sequence MRTIRLEYGDGTVDAQVPDDAIEIVTGRAHQEPEPLADPVAATRDALRSPLGMPPISQQVGRGSKITIAFPDRVKGGVHPTAHRRVTIPLVLDELERAGVRASDVTLVCAIGLHRKNTTEEFRSLLGDAVLDRLGASQIVNHDAEDPDNADVGVSRHGDPVQLNRRLLDSDLTILLGHTSGNPYGGFSGGYKMPATRLTTWRSIRAHHSPASMHRPDFVPASTDSHFRHQLRSIGRAMEAAMPRPFFSIDAVLDSGSRQLLVAAGAVPDVEGATWPVARQRTEIMLAGPPADVLIIGMPRNFHYGNGMGSNPILMTQAIGSSITRAGSALRKDPVIIATSICDGFFNEPEFPATVALYDALQGVDFVADLVRFEDNYATREDWVDAYRSGVAYHPFHAFSMAYMGGVAINRASAIFIAGAKDVGYAQGMGCRPVASVEDALAAAEPQVGRDPKILVVPKLSKPAYHLVGG from the coding sequence ATGAGGACGATCCGGCTGGAGTACGGCGACGGAACGGTTGACGCGCAGGTCCCTGACGACGCGATCGAGATCGTCACCGGCCGCGCTCACCAGGAGCCGGAGCCGCTGGCCGATCCGGTGGCTGCCACCCGGGACGCACTGCGGTCCCCACTCGGCATGCCGCCGATCAGCCAGCAGGTCGGGCGCGGATCGAAGATCACCATCGCCTTCCCCGACAGGGTGAAGGGCGGCGTCCACCCCACCGCCCACCGCAGAGTGACGATCCCGCTCGTCCTCGACGAGCTGGAACGCGCCGGGGTCCGGGCGTCCGACGTCACCCTGGTCTGCGCGATCGGCCTGCATCGCAAGAACACCACCGAGGAATTCCGATCACTGCTCGGCGACGCGGTGCTTGATCGACTCGGCGCCTCCCAGATCGTCAACCACGACGCCGAGGATCCGGACAACGCCGACGTCGGGGTGTCCCGGCACGGCGACCCGGTCCAGCTGAACCGGCGGCTGCTCGACTCCGATCTGACCATCCTGCTCGGTCACACCTCGGGCAACCCGTACGGCGGGTTCAGCGGCGGTTACAAGATGCCGGCCACCCGATTGACCACCTGGCGGTCGATCCGCGCCCATCACTCCCCCGCCAGCATGCACCGGCCGGACTTCGTCCCCGCGTCAACCGACAGTCATTTCCGGCACCAACTGCGTTCCATCGGCAGGGCCATGGAGGCCGCGATGCCGCGGCCGTTCTTCAGCATCGACGCTGTCCTGGACTCCGGGTCCCGGCAGCTGCTGGTAGCCGCCGGCGCGGTTCCCGACGTCGAGGGAGCCACCTGGCCGGTCGCCCGGCAGCGGACCGAGATCATGCTGGCCGGCCCGCCGGCCGATGTGTTGATCATCGGCATGCCACGCAACTTCCACTATGGCAACGGGATGGGTTCCAATCCGATCCTGATGACCCAGGCGATCGGGTCGTCGATCACCCGCGCCGGGTCAGCCCTGCGGAAGGATCCGGTGATCATCGCGACGTCGATCTGTGACGGATTCTTCAACGAGCCGGAGTTTCCCGCGACGGTCGCCCTCTACGACGCCTTGCAGGGCGTGGATTTCGTCGCTGATCTCGTTCGGTTCGAGGACAACTATGCGACCCGGGAGGACTGGGTCGACGCCTACCGGTCCGGAGTGGCATACCACCCGTTCCACGCGTTCTCGATGGCCTACATGGGTGGCGTGGCGATCAACAGGGCGTCGGCGATCTTCATCGCGGGCGCAAAGGACGTGGGCTACGCCCAGGGCATGGGCTGCAGGCCGGTGGCCTCCGTCGAGGACGCGCTGGCCGCTGCCGAACCGCAGGTTGGCAGAGACCCGAAGATCCTGGTCGTGCCGAAGTTGTCGAAGCCGGCCTACCACCTGGTCGGCGGCTGA
- a CDS encoding NAD(P)-dependent oxidoreductase, producing MPTTTDPRAAVIGLGAMGGRAAAALATVRPTHGYDPVAASRGRAAELGVAVHDSAAAAARQADVIFLSLPTPDVVRAVITDLDDTVRDRTIADLSTIDPDTAREVAATVGDHGGRYVDAPILGRPAACGNWTLVCGGTDSDIAMITDIAVGTIARATHRIGDVGAGATLKLLNNLMFGAINTITAEVVSLAERAGIDADRFSGVIAESGAASVSGLFRDITPRMAAHSYDPAFAINLLAKDVRLGSDLARSLGRSAPMADLVRTITERGWPRDLVILIRPR from the coding sequence ATGCCGACTACAACTGATCCGCGCGCCGCCGTCATCGGACTGGGCGCCATGGGTGGCCGGGCGGCAGCGGCACTCGCCACGGTCCGGCCGACCCACGGCTACGATCCGGTCGCCGCGTCGCGCGGCCGGGCAGCCGAACTCGGCGTCGCGGTACATGATTCCGCTGCCGCCGCAGCGCGGCAGGCGGATGTGATCTTCCTCTCGCTGCCCACACCGGACGTCGTCCGTGCAGTGATCACCGATCTTGACGATACGGTCCGCGACAGGACCATCGCCGACCTGTCGACCATCGACCCCGACACCGCGCGCGAGGTGGCAGCCACCGTCGGCGATCACGGCGGCCGCTATGTCGACGCACCGATCCTCGGTCGGCCCGCCGCCTGCGGCAACTGGACCTTGGTCTGCGGCGGAACAGATTCCGATATCGCCATGATCACCGACATCGCCGTCGGAACCATCGCCAGGGCGACCCACCGGATCGGTGACGTCGGAGCGGGGGCGACGCTGAAGTTGCTGAACAACCTGATGTTCGGGGCGATCAACACGATCACCGCCGAGGTCGTTTCCCTTGCAGAACGAGCCGGGATCGATGCCGACCGGTTCTCCGGTGTGATCGCCGAGTCCGGCGCAGCGAGCGTTTCCGGATTGTTCCGCGACATCACCCCGCGGATGGCCGCACACAGCTACGATCCGGCGTTCGCGATCAACCTGCTGGCCAAGGACGTACGCCTGGGAAGTGATCTCGCCAGGAGCCTGGGTCGTTCCGCGCCGATGGCTGACCTGGTGCGTACGATCACCGAACGTGGGTGGCCGAGGGACTTGGTGATCTTGATACGGCCGCGGTGA
- a CDS encoding glycosyltransferase, which yields MARILAYTPPATGHVFPLVPGLLALQQHGHHVHVRTSPKVVDVLGRSGLDASSVAPAVLDPTPTAGHSATRSGQLATGLSDMLGRGSAEGADLDAAVREVRPDVILVDGMAFGALVRAEASGLPWALTLPSLLPLREPGIPPYSLGLPPARTPFGRARDAVLWPVVERAFGKALLPGLNALRREAGLAEFTSPLDAYRTPDLVIAMTGEPIEYRRRHLPDNVRLVGFQPWDPPAASPDYLREQGDPWILVTCSTDYQHDEPLAGTVAEALAGEPYRVLITLADSYDKIDLEKAAPNIVVERFVPHAAALQHAAAVITHSGMGIVGKATRAGVPIVAVPFGRDQPEIARRVVEAGTGVRLKADRMTPERIRTAVRQAIALRPRAADVAAGLAATDPVTAFADAVLELITDADRMPSSRATTSR from the coding sequence ATGGCGCGCATCCTCGCCTACACACCACCGGCCACCGGACATGTCTTTCCGCTGGTCCCGGGCCTACTCGCCCTGCAACAACACGGGCATCACGTGCACGTTCGGACCTCGCCGAAGGTCGTCGACGTCCTCGGCCGGAGCGGCCTCGACGCGTCATCCGTGGCACCGGCCGTACTGGACCCGACTCCGACGGCCGGCCATTCGGCTACCAGGTCCGGCCAGCTGGCCACCGGCCTCAGCGATATGCTCGGCCGAGGTTCGGCCGAAGGCGCTGATCTCGACGCGGCAGTCCGGGAGGTCCGTCCCGACGTGATCCTCGTCGACGGGATGGCCTTCGGTGCATTGGTCCGCGCCGAGGCGAGTGGCCTGCCGTGGGCACTCACCCTGCCGTCGCTGCTGCCGCTGCGCGAACCCGGGATTCCGCCCTACAGCCTGGGCCTCCCGCCCGCCAGGACGCCGTTCGGACGAGCCCGCGACGCCGTACTGTGGCCCGTCGTCGAGCGCGCCTTCGGCAAGGCGCTCCTCCCCGGCCTGAACGCGCTGCGCCGGGAGGCCGGCCTGGCAGAGTTCACGTCACCGCTGGACGCCTACCGCACCCCGGACCTGGTGATCGCGATGACCGGGGAACCGATCGAGTACCGCCGGCGTCACCTGCCGGACAACGTCCGCTTGGTCGGGTTCCAGCCGTGGGATCCGCCCGCGGCGAGCCCGGACTACCTTCGCGAGCAGGGCGATCCGTGGATCCTGGTGACCTGCTCGACGGACTACCAGCACGATGAACCGCTGGCCGGGACCGTCGCCGAGGCGCTCGCAGGCGAGCCGTACCGGGTGCTGATCACGTTGGCCGACAGCTACGACAAGATCGACCTGGAGAAGGCTGCCCCGAACATCGTCGTCGAACGCTTTGTGCCACACGCCGCTGCCCTGCAGCACGCGGCCGCGGTGATCACTCATTCGGGCATGGGCATCGTCGGCAAGGCGACACGGGCCGGTGTTCCGATCGTCGCGGTGCCGTTCGGTCGGGACCAACCCGAGATCGCCCGGCGGGTCGTGGAAGCCGGCACCGGAGTTCGGCTGAAGGCGGACCGGATGACTCCCGAGCGGATCCGAACGGCGGTACGGCAGGCCATCGCGCTTCGACCGAGGGCGGCCGACGTCGCGGCCGGTCTCGCCGCGACCGATCCGGTCACCGCTTTCGCGGACGCGGTCCTCGAACTCATCACCGACGCGGACCGGATGCCGAGCAGCAGGGCGACCACGTCCCGATGA
- a CDS encoding TetR/AcrR family transcriptional regulator, which translates to MSSPNESESRPPRRNYRLGARAKAFQQTRMTILRVAAEELFNERWYDEVSLTDVARAAGVSQQTVINHFGSKEGLYLAGIVELIGPEIERYRSRARPGELTSIINTAVGDYEKTGLGAMRMRAQAERSDGVAEAVRYGRQFHRAWIEKVFAPQLASAGTDRAPVVAGLLVTILDVATWHQLRYLDGRSVTRTKSDLRHLIEGVLTRAGQP; encoded by the coding sequence GTGTCAAGCCCCAACGAATCAGAATCTCGACCACCCCGCCGCAACTACCGGCTCGGCGCCCGGGCGAAGGCTTTCCAGCAGACCCGGATGACGATCCTGCGAGTCGCCGCCGAGGAACTCTTCAACGAGCGCTGGTATGACGAAGTGAGCCTGACCGATGTCGCCAGGGCGGCCGGGGTGTCCCAGCAGACGGTGATCAACCATTTCGGCTCGAAGGAGGGCCTGTATCTGGCCGGCATCGTCGAACTGATCGGCCCGGAGATCGAGCGGTATCGGTCACGCGCCCGCCCAGGAGAGCTGACCTCGATCATCAACACCGCGGTCGGGGACTACGAGAAGACCGGTCTCGGGGCGATGCGGATGCGAGCGCAGGCCGAGCGCTCCGACGGAGTCGCCGAGGCGGTCCGGTACGGCCGCCAGTTCCACCGGGCATGGATCGAGAAGGTGTTCGCCCCACAGCTGGCGAGCGCCGGCACCGACCGGGCCCCGGTGGTCGCCGGACTGCTGGTCACCATCCTCGACGTGGCCACCTGGCATCAGCTCCGGTACCTCGACGGCCGCAGCGTGACGCGTACCAAGAGCGATCTACGACATCTGATCGAAGGGGTGCTCACCCGGGCCGGGCAGCCGTGA
- a CDS encoding DNA topoisomerase IB, with protein MRLRRSDLSAAGLTRRRRGKGFSYLLADGSVAGDEDLERIRALAIPPAWKEVWICPWPNGHIQATGIDDAGRRQYLYHQEWRRQRDEQKYDRVLELAPALPRFRRTVEGELSGRGWSRPRTVAVALRMLDHGVFRTGGEEYADANNTYGVATLLRDHVRVSGPRVTFSYTAKGSLDRRLSLVDQPLARAVFGLKRIRSDSDRLLVYRTGRQLCPVRAEDLNDRFKELVGEEYMVKDLRTWNATVLAATALAAQPPPRSGRAARRAETAVLREVAELLGNTPTVARSSYVDPRLFDLYEHGKTIRTALERVGSNDLRLPRVRSRVERAVLDLLAD; from the coding sequence GTGAGGCTGCGGCGCAGTGATCTTTCTGCTGCCGGGCTGACCCGCCGACGCCGTGGCAAGGGCTTCAGCTATCTGCTTGCCGACGGCTCGGTGGCGGGCGATGAGGACCTCGAACGGATCCGCGCGCTGGCCATCCCGCCCGCCTGGAAGGAGGTCTGGATCTGCCCATGGCCCAACGGGCACATCCAGGCCACCGGTATCGATGACGCCGGGCGCCGGCAGTACCTGTATCACCAGGAGTGGCGACGGCAGCGTGACGAGCAGAAGTACGACCGGGTGCTGGAACTCGCGCCGGCGCTGCCGCGCTTCCGGCGGACGGTCGAGGGAGAGCTGTCCGGTCGCGGCTGGTCGCGCCCCCGGACCGTCGCCGTGGCGTTGCGGATGCTCGACCACGGCGTCTTCCGAACCGGCGGCGAGGAGTACGCCGACGCCAACAACACCTACGGCGTGGCGACCCTGCTGCGCGACCATGTCAGGGTCAGCGGTCCGCGGGTCACCTTCAGCTACACCGCCAAGGGAAGTCTGGACCGCAGACTGTCGCTGGTCGACCAACCACTGGCCCGAGCGGTCTTTGGCCTGAAACGGATCCGGTCGGACAGCGACCGGTTGCTCGTCTACCGCACCGGCCGGCAATTGTGTCCGGTCCGGGCGGAAGACCTCAACGACCGATTCAAGGAACTGGTCGGCGAGGAGTACATGGTGAAGGATCTGCGGACCTGGAACGCGACGGTACTTGCCGCCACCGCACTCGCAGCGCAGCCGCCGCCAAGATCCGGTCGGGCGGCGCGTCGCGCGGAGACCGCCGTGCTCCGCGAAGTCGCCGAACTGCTCGGTAACACGCCAACGGTGGCCAGGAGCTCCTACGTCGACCCCCGGCTCTTCGATCTGTACGAACACGGGAAGACGATCCGGACGGCGCTGGAGCGGGTCGGCTCCAACGATCTCCGCTTGCCGCGGGTGCGGTCGCGGGTCGAACGAGCCGTCCTGGACCTGCTGGCCGATTGA
- a CDS encoding sigma-70 family RNA polymerase sigma factor, with protein MMSTLTGQTRQSTSPVLSYLMTIPSGSENSADRTVGTEEHHETEAERRQRFEADALAFIDQLYAAAMRMTRNPADAEDLVQETYTKAYSSFRQFQPGTNLKAWLYRILTNTYINNYRKRQRQPLVSDGADVEDWQLARAESHTSSGLKSAEMVALENLPDSDVKEALQALAPDFRLAVYLADVEGFAYKEIAEIMGTPIGTVMSRLNRGRKQLRSRLEDYARERGLLRDQQNHDQEQEARA; from the coding sequence ATGATGAGCACCCTGACTGGACAGACGCGTCAATCGACGTCACCGGTACTCTCGTACCTGATGACGATTCCTTCTGGTTCCGAAAACTCCGCCGACCGCACGGTCGGCACGGAGGAACACCACGAGACCGAGGCCGAGCGCAGGCAGCGGTTCGAGGCCGACGCGCTCGCCTTCATCGACCAGCTGTACGCGGCGGCGATGCGGATGACCCGTAATCCCGCTGATGCAGAGGATCTGGTGCAGGAGACCTACACCAAGGCCTACTCCTCGTTCCGGCAGTTCCAACCGGGAACGAACCTGAAGGCCTGGCTCTATCGGATCCTGACCAACACCTACATCAACAACTACCGCAAGCGGCAGCGGCAACCGCTGGTCTCCGACGGCGCCGACGTCGAGGACTGGCAGCTGGCGCGGGCGGAGTCGCACACCTCGAGCGGACTCAAGTCCGCCGAAATGGTCGCATTGGAGAACCTCCCCGATTCCGACGTCAAGGAAGCTCTGCAGGCGCTTGCGCCGGACTTCCGGCTGGCCGTCTACCTGGCCGATGTCGAGGGATTCGCCTACAAGGAGATCGCGGAGATCATGGGGACGCCGATCGGCACCGTGATGTCCCGGCTCAATCGGGGCCGCAAACAGCTGCGCAGCCGGCTGGAGGACTACGCGCGAGAACGCGGCCTGCTCCGTGATCAGCAGAATCATGACCAGGAACAGGAGGCCCGAGCATGA
- the rsrA gene encoding mycothiol system anti-sigma-R factor: MTGHGESETDCDRAISRLYQFLDHELGSADEDQIREHLAACEPCLDTFDAEAALKKLIKRGCSGEVAPEHLRARIHAVITTSTTVEIRES; this comes from the coding sequence ATGACCGGGCACGGTGAGTCTGAGACCGATTGCGACCGGGCGATCTCCCGGCTGTACCAATTCCTTGATCATGAGCTGGGATCGGCCGACGAGGACCAGATCCGTGAACATCTGGCCGCTTGCGAGCCCTGCTTGGACACCTTCGACGCCGAGGCGGCGCTGAAGAAGCTGATCAAGCGTGGCTGCAGCGGCGAGGTCGCCCCCGAACATCTGCGCGCCAGGATCCACGCTGTGATCACCACCTCGACCACCGTGGAGATCCGGGAGTCCTGA
- a CDS encoding LysR family transcriptional regulator, with protein sequence MNRPEGAATVERREMEIFLILAEELHFGRTADRLNLSTARISQTIKRLERRFGVVLFERTSRRVELTATGARLRDDLHEITRQLDDAEDRAAAAGRGLRGTLTVGFMGARAGRLMLRAAARLRADHPECDISVRESPLRSATDELRSGAIQLLTVMLPVRDPDFSQSPVLFTEPRGLAVPAGHRFAGRDAITVDDLRSAGLMRPATGPLDDWDRNLMADLPRPGPVFETIEEMLAMIGAGLGSCLVPEGAHHYYGRPDISYLPILDAPPYRWGLIWRTAADNERIRSFVRSCASLTDEG encoded by the coding sequence ATGAATCGACCGGAAGGGGCGGCCACTGTGGAGCGTCGCGAGATGGAGATCTTCCTGATCCTCGCCGAGGAACTGCATTTCGGACGGACCGCCGATCGGCTCAACCTGTCGACGGCCCGGATCAGCCAGACGATCAAGCGGCTGGAACGCCGGTTTGGCGTGGTGCTGTTCGAACGAACCAGCAGGCGGGTCGAACTGACGGCCACCGGGGCGAGACTGCGCGACGATCTGCACGAGATCACGCGGCAGCTGGATGATGCGGAGGATCGGGCGGCCGCAGCGGGCCGCGGCCTGCGCGGCACCCTGACCGTCGGGTTCATGGGCGCGCGGGCCGGCCGGCTGATGCTCCGCGCCGCGGCCCGGCTGCGCGCGGATCACCCCGAATGCGACATCAGTGTCCGCGAGAGCCCGCTGCGCAGTGCAACCGACGAGCTCCGGTCCGGGGCGATCCAGCTGCTGACGGTGATGTTGCCCGTCCGCGACCCGGACTTCAGCCAGAGTCCCGTGCTTTTCACCGAGCCGCGCGGGCTGGCGGTGCCCGCCGGGCACCGCTTCGCGGGGCGGGATGCGATCACCGTCGACGACCTCCGATCGGCCGGGCTGATGCGGCCCGCCACCGGCCCGCTCGACGACTGGGACCGGAATCTGATGGCGGACCTTCCCCGGCCCGGTCCGGTCTTCGAGACGATCGAGGAGATGCTCGCCATGATCGGCGCCGGCCTGGGGAGCTGTCTCGTCCCGGAGGGCGCCCATCACTACTACGGACGGCCGGACATCAGCTACCTGCCGATCCTCGACGCGCCGCCCTACCGCTGGGGCCTGATCTGGCGTACGGCGGCCGACAATGAGCGGATCCGCAGTTTCGTGCGCAGTTGCGCCTCATTGACCGACGAAGGCTGA
- a CDS encoding GNAT family N-acetyltransferase encodes MSVDQSSGLLTSGAVDWPVRTQRLSLRPADRRDADAVLAYRRLPEVSRWLAVAPSEQEWPAHFTEQLPKIVVIERADAVIGDLMVSVGDGWAQVDVADQARACEAELGWVLDPAYAGQGYATEAVREAIRICFADLGLRRVTANCFADNEPSWRLMERLGMRREVSTRKDSLHRDRGWLDGYGYALLAEEWPAESAFVGQ; translated from the coding sequence ATGAGCGTTGACCAGTCGTCCGGTCTGTTGACCTCCGGTGCAGTGGACTGGCCGGTACGCACCCAGCGGTTGAGCCTGCGGCCGGCCGACCGGCGGGACGCCGACGCCGTACTGGCCTATCGGCGGCTGCCCGAGGTGTCCCGCTGGCTGGCCGTTGCGCCCAGCGAACAGGAGTGGCCGGCTCATTTCACCGAGCAGCTCCCCAAGATCGTTGTGATCGAGCGCGCGGACGCCGTCATCGGTGATCTGATGGTCAGCGTCGGTGACGGCTGGGCCCAGGTCGACGTTGCCGACCAGGCCCGCGCTTGTGAGGCGGAACTGGGTTGGGTGCTCGATCCCGCGTACGCGGGCCAGGGGTATGCGACCGAAGCCGTGCGGGAGGCGATCCGAATCTGCTTCGCCGACCTCGGTCTGCGCCGGGTGACAGCGAACTGCTTCGCCGACAACGAACCGTCCTGGCGGTTGATGGAGCGGCTCGGGATGCGACGGGAGGTCAGCACCCGGAAGGACTCGCTGCACCGCGATCGGGGTTGGCTCGACGGTTACGGGTACGCCCTGCTCGCCGAGGAGTGGCCGGCCGAGTCAGCCTTCGTCGGTCAATGA
- a CDS encoding 50S ribosomal protein bL37 has translation MGKTGRKRRARRKKGANHGKRPNA, from the coding sequence ATGGGTAAGACCGGACGGAAGCGCCGCGCACGCCGCAAGAAGGGCGCGAACCACGGCAAGCGTCCCAACGCCTGA
- the mctP gene encoding monocarboxylate uptake permease MctP, translating into MPCTSGVFGGKSFGTWVTWFLLGGDLYTAYTFIAVPAAMFATGAVSGFFAVPYTIVLYPVIFFFLGRMWSVAHRHGYVTPADIVQGRYRSRWLSLAIAVTGILATMPYIALQLVGIQAVLEVAGLGGSSAWARDIPLLVAFAVLAAYTYSSGLRAPAMIAVVKDLLIYIVILVAIFYLPAKLGGWTGIFDAAEAKMATPSAADPSVPTGVFIPNAKQAWAYSTLALGSAMALFMYPHSVTAALSSKDRWTGRRNAAILPAYSLLLGLLALLGFVAIKAGTKPIGLDGQPNPQLVIPQLFEDHFPSWFAGLAFGAIAIGALVPAAIMSIAAANLFTRNIYREFFRTDATPQHEARISKIVSLFVKVGALLFVLFLDKQNAINFQLLGGLWILQTLPSIVFGLFTRWFHRWALLAGWAAGMIYGTVIAYGYCSACTVKHFGSSLATMPIFGITAYIGFTAFLLNLIVAVVLTFILRAAKVSNGSDITKQSDYFVDADTPGLIQPDVAERIR; encoded by the coding sequence ATTCCTTGCACGAGTGGGGTCTTTGGCGGCAAGTCCTTCGGCACCTGGGTCACCTGGTTCCTGCTCGGCGGCGACCTGTACACCGCCTACACCTTCATCGCCGTCCCGGCCGCGATGTTCGCCACCGGTGCGGTGTCGGGCTTCTTCGCGGTCCCCTACACCATCGTCCTGTACCCGGTGATCTTCTTCTTCCTGGGCCGGATGTGGTCGGTCGCCCACCGGCACGGCTACGTCACCCCGGCCGACATCGTCCAGGGCCGGTACCGCAGCAGATGGCTCAGCCTGGCGATCGCGGTGACCGGGATCCTGGCCACCATGCCGTACATCGCGCTGCAACTCGTCGGCATCCAGGCCGTCCTCGAGGTGGCCGGTCTCGGCGGTTCGAGCGCCTGGGCACGAGACATTCCACTGTTGGTCGCCTTCGCGGTGCTTGCGGCCTACACCTATTCGTCCGGTCTGCGGGCGCCGGCCATGATCGCTGTGGTCAAGGACCTGCTGATCTACATCGTCATCCTGGTGGCGATCTTCTACCTGCCGGCCAAGCTCGGCGGATGGACCGGGATCTTCGATGCCGCCGAGGCGAAGATGGCAACGCCGAGTGCCGCCGATCCCAGCGTCCCGACCGGAGTCTTCATCCCCAACGCCAAGCAGGCCTGGGCCTACAGCACACTGGCCCTCGGCTCGGCGATGGCCCTGTTCATGTATCCGCACAGCGTTACGGCAGCGTTGAGTTCCAAGGATCGGTGGACGGGCCGACGGAATGCCGCGATACTGCCGGCCTACTCGCTGTTGCTCGGCCTGCTGGCGCTGCTCGGCTTCGTCGCGATCAAGGCCGGCACCAAACCGATCGGGCTGGACGGTCAGCCGAATCCTCAGTTGGTCATCCCACAACTCTTCGAAGATCATTTCCCGAGCTGGTTCGCCGGGCTCGCCTTCGGCGCGATAGCGATCGGCGCCCTGGTGCCCGCAGCGATCATGTCGATCGCCGCCGCGAACCTGTTCACCCGCAACATCTACCGGGAGTTCTTCAGAACCGACGCCACCCCGCAGCACGAGGCACGGATCTCCAAGATCGTCTCGCTGTTCGTCAAGGTGGGCGCTCTGCTGTTCGTTCTCTTCCTGGACAAACAGAACGCGATCAACTTCCAGTTGCTCGGTGGCCTGTGGATCCTCCAGACGCTGCCGTCGATCGTCTTCGGACTGTTCACCCGCTGGTTCCACCGCTGGGCGCTGCTGGCCGGCTGGGCAGCCGGAATGATCTACGGGACCGTGATCGCGTACGGCTATTGCAGTGCCTGCACCGTGAAGCATTTCGGCAGTTCGTTGGCGACGATGCCGATCTTCGGGATCACCGCCTACATCGGATTCACGGCATTCTTGCTGAATCTGATCGTGGCTGTGGTCTTGACGTTCATCCTGCGAGCCGCCAAGGTGTCCAACGGGTCCGACATCACCAAGCAGTCCGACTACTTCGTCGATGCGGACACCCCCGGGCTGATCCAGCCCGACGTCGCGGAGCGGATCCGCTAG
- a CDS encoding DUF3311 domain-containing protein — translation MGIDDVPDPESADGDPRWRLTPTKILATVILLVAIVVPLLTWTYARDTPRLFGFPFFYWYQFLWVFLAAGACYLAYLLLRREARDYRNGRHDTVNPPTGPPPDEAPDDAPGDATDDALADDASHRHGKAE, via the coding sequence ATGGGTATCGATGACGTGCCTGACCCCGAATCGGCCGACGGTGACCCACGCTGGCGTCTGACGCCGACGAAGATCCTGGCCACCGTCATTCTGCTCGTTGCGATCGTCGTGCCGCTGCTGACCTGGACCTATGCCCGGGACACCCCGCGGCTGTTCGGGTTCCCGTTCTTCTATTGGTACCAGTTCCTCTGGGTCTTCCTGGCCGCCGGCGCCTGCTATCTGGCCTATCTCCTGCTGCGCCGGGAGGCTCGTGACTACCGGAACGGCCGGCACGACACCGTCAATCCGCCCACCGGTCCGCCGCCCGACGAAGCGCCCGACGACGCGCCCGGCGACGCGACCGACGACGCGCTCGCCGACGACGCGAGCCACCGGCACGGAAAGGCGGAGTAG
- a CDS encoding WhiB family transcriptional regulator, whose protein sequence is MDWRHKAACLDEDPELFFPIGNTGPALLQIEEAKQVCRRCDVRDACLQWALEAGQDHGVWGGMSEDERRALKRRAARSRIRTA, encoded by the coding sequence ATGGATTGGCGCCACAAGGCCGCCTGTCTGGATGAGGATCCGGAGCTGTTCTTCCCGATCGGTAACACCGGTCCGGCCCTGTTGCAGATCGAGGAGGCCAAGCAGGTCTGCCGTCGCTGCGACGTCCGTGACGCCTGCTTGCAATGGGCGTTGGAGGCGGGCCAGGACCACGGCGTTTGGGGTGGCATGAGCGAGGACGAGCGCCGTGCGCTGAAGCGCCGGGCTGCCCGATCCCGGATCAGAACCGCCTGA